A genome region from Pseudomonas sp. N3-W includes the following:
- a CDS encoding type II toxin-antitoxin system RatA family toxin, translated as MTTHIQRSALLPYPAQALYDLVNDVARYPEFLPWCSAAEVLESSPEHMRASVGVAKGGLSQHFVTRNTLVPGQSIEMNLEEGPFNQLHGVWVFKPLGEKACKISLDLSFDYAGPLVRATLGPLFNQAANTLVDAFCQRAKQIHG; from the coding sequence ATGACGACACACATTCAACGTTCGGCCCTGCTGCCGTATCCGGCGCAGGCGCTGTATGACCTGGTCAATGACGTGGCTCGCTACCCTGAGTTTTTGCCGTGGTGCTCGGCTGCCGAAGTCCTTGAAAGCTCCCCTGAGCACATGCGTGCCAGCGTTGGCGTGGCCAAGGGCGGGCTCAGTCAACACTTCGTGACGCGCAATACGCTGGTGCCGGGGCAGTCGATCGAGATGAATCTCGAAGAGGGGCCGTTCAACCAGTTGCACGGCGTCTGGGTGTTCAAGCCTTTGGGCGAGAAGGCCTGCAAGATCAGCCTGGACCTGTCGTTCGATTATGCCGGGCCACTGGTTCGCGCAACGTTGGGGCCTTTGTTCAATCAGGCCGCCAATACGCTGGTGGACGCGTTCTGTCAGCGTGCCAAGCAGATTCATGGTTGA
- a CDS encoding (Fe-S)-binding protein yields MSELFYNAVPNATRVAPPLPEPRQYPNEKPSRVYLFGTCVVDLFYPQAGMDAIHLLEREGIRVEYPQGQSCCGQPAYTSGYTKQARSVARSQLALFAGDYPVVVPSGSCAGMLREHYADLFKDEPDTLKQVQALAARTYELAEFLLFVCKVQLKDSGEPVKVALHTSCSARREMNTHLHGRELLAQLSNVERVDHSHESECCGFGGTFSVRMPDISGAMVADKTRALKESGAHQVLSADCGCLMNINGSLEKQKEALRGQHLASFLWTRTGGAR; encoded by the coding sequence ATGAGCGAGCTTTTTTACAACGCTGTGCCGAACGCGACCCGTGTCGCCCCGCCACTGCCCGAGCCTCGGCAATACCCCAACGAGAAACCGTCGCGGGTCTATTTGTTCGGGACTTGCGTGGTGGATTTGTTCTACCCGCAAGCCGGAATGGACGCGATTCACTTGCTGGAGCGCGAAGGCATTCGTGTCGAGTATCCACAAGGGCAAAGCTGCTGCGGACAACCGGCCTACACCTCGGGTTACACCAAACAGGCCCGCAGCGTGGCGCGCTCGCAACTGGCACTGTTCGCCGGGGACTATCCGGTGGTGGTGCCGTCGGGATCTTGTGCCGGCATGTTGCGTGAGCACTATGCCGACCTGTTCAAGGACGAACCGGACACGCTGAAACAGGTTCAGGCCCTGGCCGCCCGAACCTACGAGCTGGCCGAATTCCTGCTGTTTGTCTGCAAGGTGCAGCTCAAGGACAGCGGTGAACCGGTCAAGGTGGCGCTGCACACCTCGTGTTCGGCACGCCGTGAAATGAATACCCACCTGCATGGCCGCGAGCTGTTGGCGCAGTTGAGCAACGTGGAGCGCGTTGATCACAGCCACGAAAGTGAATGCTGTGGCTTCGGCGGGACTTTCAGCGTCCGTATGCCAGACATTTCCGGCGCGATGGTGGCTGACAAGACCCGCGCGTTGAAGGAGTCCGGCGCGCACCAGGTACTCAGTGCCGACTGCGGCTGTCTGATGAACATCAACGGCTCGCTGGAGAAACAGAAGGAAGCGTTACGCGGTCAACACCTGGCCAGCTTCCTGTGGACGCGTACCGGGGGTGCCCGATGA
- a CDS encoding sodium-dependent transporter — MSTEKVSVHGSWASRWVFILAATGSAVGLGSIWKFPYMVGVYGGGAFVLMFLVCIALIGVPVMLAETLIGRRARQSPANALKVLAVEAGHSGKWSWGAFAGMITALLILSFYSVVGGWSLDYIIDMGRGDFQGVTADQVGAYFGNVISDPWRLTLWHTIFMVLSAVVIAKGVVAGLERSLRIMMPLLFVMVIVLLGYSMTTGHFMEGVHFMFDFHPEKVLDGLLPAMGHAFFSLSVGVGSIMIYGAYMPKNSSISGTVVGVALLDTFVSLVAGLALFPIVFAAGLNPSEGPGLMFVSLPFAFGNVAFGQLMGVVFFVLVAVAAWSSAISLLEPMVAYLVERTKVSRAWVTFWLAFTCWFFGLGTVFSFNIWKEAKFFVNEGGMFHLYQWGAAGGLDFFGVIDFFTSRIMLPLGGLCFVVFAGWIMGREAVRDELSIRSPALFALSLFLMRYVAPIGILVVFAAQLWK; from the coding sequence ATGTCGACAGAAAAGGTTTCTGTCCACGGCAGTTGGGCTAGCCGTTGGGTCTTCATACTCGCCGCGACCGGTTCGGCCGTTGGGCTGGGTAGTATATGGAAATTCCCCTACATGGTCGGCGTCTATGGCGGCGGCGCGTTCGTGTTGATGTTTCTGGTCTGTATTGCACTGATCGGGGTGCCGGTCATGCTGGCCGAAACCCTGATTGGCCGGCGCGCCCGGCAAAGCCCGGCCAATGCCTTGAAGGTGCTGGCGGTGGAGGCGGGGCACTCGGGCAAATGGTCCTGGGGGGCCTTCGCCGGGATGATCACGGCGCTGCTGATCCTGTCTTTCTATAGCGTGGTCGGCGGCTGGTCGCTGGATTACATCATCGACATGGGCCGTGGCGACTTTCAAGGCGTGACGGCAGATCAGGTTGGCGCCTACTTTGGCAATGTGATCTCTGATCCGTGGCGCCTGACACTTTGGCACACAATATTCATGGTGCTGTCGGCCGTGGTGATTGCCAAGGGCGTGGTCGCCGGCCTGGAGCGCAGTCTGCGCATCATGATGCCGCTGCTGTTCGTGATGGTTATCGTGCTGTTGGGTTACAGCATGACCACCGGCCACTTCATGGAGGGCGTGCATTTCATGTTCGATTTCCACCCGGAGAAAGTCCTCGACGGCTTGCTGCCGGCCATGGGGCACGCATTCTTCTCCCTGAGCGTGGGCGTGGGGTCGATCATGATCTACGGCGCCTACATGCCGAAGAACTCGTCGATTTCCGGCACCGTCGTCGGCGTCGCGTTGCTCGACACCTTTGTTTCTCTGGTGGCCGGTCTGGCGTTGTTTCCGATTGTGTTCGCTGCGGGCCTGAACCCGAGCGAAGGTCCGGGCCTGATGTTCGTCAGCCTGCCATTTGCCTTTGGTAACGTCGCGTTCGGCCAGTTGATGGGCGTGGTGTTCTTTGTCCTGGTGGCGGTTGCCGCGTGGAGTTCTGCGATCTCCCTGCTGGAGCCGATGGTGGCCTACCTGGTCGAGCGCACTAAAGTCAGCCGCGCCTGGGTGACATTCTGGTTGGCGTTTACGTGCTGGTTTTTCGGTTTGGGCACGGTGTTTTCCTTCAATATCTGGAAGGAAGCCAAATTTTTCGTGAACGAAGGCGGGATGTTCCATCTCTACCAATGGGGCGCTGCCGGCGGGCTGGACTTCTTTGGGGTAATCGATTTCTTCACCTCGCGGATCATGTTGCCACTCGGTGGTTTGTGTTTCGTGGTGTTTGCAGGCTGGATAATGGGGCGTGAGGCGGTGCGTGACGAGTTGTCGATTCGCAGCCCGGCCCTGTTTGCCCTGTCCCTGTTTTTGATGCGCTATGTGGCGCCCATCGGCATTCTCGTAGTATTTGCCGCCCAGCTGTGGAAGTGA
- the smpB gene encoding SsrA-binding protein SmpB, which yields MAKQKKHPTGTIAQNKKARHDYFIEHRFEAGLVLAGWEVKSLRASKLQLVDSYVLLKDGEAWLLGSHITPLMTASTHVIADPTRTRKLLLNRRELEKLAAAVQQKGYACVCLSWYWSKHMVKCEIALGKGKKEYDKRDTERERDAGRELQRAVRNKGKED from the coding sequence ATGGCTAAACAGAAGAAACACCCAACAGGGACCATCGCGCAAAATAAAAAGGCGCGACACGATTACTTCATCGAACATCGGTTCGAGGCTGGTCTGGTCCTGGCCGGCTGGGAAGTAAAAAGTCTGCGGGCAAGCAAGCTGCAACTGGTCGACAGTTACGTGCTGCTCAAGGATGGCGAAGCCTGGCTGCTCGGCAGCCACATTACGCCTCTGATGACCGCCAGCACCCACGTCATTGCTGACCCGACCCGCACCCGCAAATTGCTGCTCAACCGGCGCGAGCTGGAAAAGCTGGCCGCTGCCGTGCAGCAAAAGGGTTATGCCTGCGTGTGCCTGTCCTGGTACTGGAGCAAGCACATGGTCAAGTGCGAGATCGCTCTGGGCAAGGGCAAGAAGGAATACGACAAGCGCGATACCGAACGCGAACGCGATGCCGGTCGCGAATTGCAGCGCGCAGTGCGGAACAAGGGCAAGGAAGATTAA
- a CDS encoding lactate permease LctP family transporter produces MQTWQQLYSPLGSLGVSALAAVIPIVFFFLALAVFRLKGHVAGSITLALAIAVAIFAFQMPVDMAFAAAGYGFAYGLWPIAWIIVAAVFLYKLTVKSGQFEVIRSSVLSITDDQRLQVLLIGFCFGAFLEGAAGFGAPVAITAALLVGLGFNPLYAAGLCLIANTAPVAFGALGIPIIVAGQVTGIDAFKIGAMTGRQLPLLSLFVPFWLVFMMDGMRGVRETWPAALVAGLSFAVTQYFTSNFIGPELPDITSALVSLISLTLFLKVWQPKRTAGAQIAGATAGATVTASVGGFGQPRTSVASPYSLLDIFKAWSPFLILTVLVTIWTLKPFKAMFAAGGAMYSSVFNFAIPHLDQLVIKVAPIVTTPTAIPAVFKLDPISATGTAIFFSALISMLVLKINFKTGLTTFKETLYELRWPILSIGMVLAFAFVTNYSGMSSTMALVLAATGAAFPFFSPFLGWLGVFLTGSDTSSNALFSSLQATTAHQIGVNDVLLVAANTSGGVTGKMISPQSIAVACAATGLVGKESDLFRFTLKHSLFFATIVGLITLAQAYWFTGMLVH; encoded by the coding sequence ATGCAAACCTGGCAACAGCTCTACAGCCCGCTCGGCAGTCTCGGCGTGTCCGCGCTCGCGGCCGTCATTCCCATCGTTTTCTTTTTCCTGGCTCTGGCCGTATTCCGCCTCAAAGGCCACGTGGCCGGCAGCATCACGCTGGCACTGGCCATCGCCGTCGCCATTTTCGCCTTCCAGATGCCGGTCGACATGGCCTTCGCTGCTGCCGGGTATGGCTTTGCCTATGGCCTGTGGCCGATTGCCTGGATCATTGTCGCAGCGGTATTCCTCTACAAACTGACGGTCAAGAGCGGTCAGTTCGAAGTGATCCGCAGCTCAGTGCTGTCGATCACCGACGACCAACGCCTGCAAGTGCTGCTGATCGGCTTCTGCTTCGGCGCGTTCCTGGAGGGTGCCGCCGGTTTCGGTGCGCCGGTGGCGATTACCGCCGCGCTGCTGGTAGGGCTGGGCTTCAACCCGCTGTACGCCGCAGGTTTGTGCCTGATCGCCAACACCGCGCCGGTCGCATTCGGTGCGCTGGGCATCCCGATCATCGTCGCCGGGCAAGTGACCGGCATCGACGCCTTCAAGATCGGCGCCATGACCGGTCGCCAACTGCCACTGCTGTCACTGTTCGTGCCGTTCTGGCTGGTGTTCATGATGGACGGCATGCGTGGCGTGCGCGAAACCTGGCCAGCAGCACTGGTTGCCGGTTTGAGTTTTGCCGTTACCCAGTATTTCACCTCGAACTTCATCGGCCCTGAACTGCCGGACATCACTTCGGCGCTGGTCAGCCTGATTTCCCTGACGCTGTTCCTGAAAGTCTGGCAGCCAAAACGCACTGCCGGCGCACAGATTGCCGGCGCCACGGCTGGCGCAACCGTCACCGCCAGCGTCGGCGGTTTCGGCCAGCCGCGCACCAGCGTGGCATCGCCCTACAGCCTGCTGGACATTTTCAAGGCCTGGTCGCCGTTCCTGATCCTCACTGTGCTGGTCACTATCTGGACCCTGAAACCGTTCAAGGCGATGTTCGCCGCTGGCGGCGCGATGTACAGCTCGGTATTCAACTTCGCCATCCCGCACCTTGATCAACTGGTGATCAAGGTGGCGCCGATCGTAACCACGCCGACGGCCATTCCAGCCGTGTTCAAACTCGATCCGATTTCCGCTACCGGCACGGCGATTTTCTTCTCCGCGCTGATCTCGATGCTGGTGCTGAAGATCAATTTTAAAACTGGTCTTACCACTTTTAAAGAAACCCTCTACGAACTGAGATGGCCAATTTTGTCCATCGGCATGGTGTTGGCATTTGCCTTTGTTACCAACTATTCAGGGATGTCTTCGACCATGGCCCTGGTGCTGGCGGCAACGGGCGCGGCGTTCCCGTTCTTCTCACCGTTCCTGGGTTGGCTAGGCGTGTTCCTGACAGGCTCCGACACCTCTTCCAACGCGCTCTTCAGTTCGCTGCAAGCGACCACCGCGCACCAGATCGGTGTCAACGATGTGTTGCTGGTGGCGGCGAATACCAGTGGCGGCGTGACCGGCAAAATGATTTCGCCGCAATCGATCGCCGTGGCCTGCGCCGCAACGGGCCTGGTGGGCAAGGAGTCGGATCTGTTCCGCTTCACCCTCAAGCACAGCCTATTCTTTGCAACGATTGTCGGTCTGATCACCCTGGCTCAGGCTTACTGGTTCACCGGCATGCTGGTGCACTAA
- a CDS encoding lactate utilization protein C, whose product MSAKQNILAKLRTSLTGATPVPDNFDVELVTQPYTYSAEQRIPQLRKLMEAVHTEIHLSSGEGWPELLVQLLRDRRLPSLLIAPTTPHGQRIAQHWANNPDLPALKSYDRPVEEWKAELFNDTPASLTGTLGAIAATGSLILWPTREEPRLMSLVPPVHFALLKASEIRDNFYQVQQEFEWAQGMPTNALLVSGPSKTADIEQVLAYGAHGPKDLVVLILEDQ is encoded by the coding sequence ATGAGCGCCAAGCAAAATATCCTCGCCAAATTGCGCACAAGTCTGACCGGCGCCACACCAGTGCCTGACAACTTCGACGTCGAACTGGTGACCCAGCCCTACACTTACAGTGCCGAACAACGCATCCCGCAGTTGCGCAAACTGATGGAAGCGGTTCACACCGAAATCCACCTGAGCTCCGGTGAAGGCTGGCCCGAGCTGCTGGTACAGCTGCTGCGGGATCGGCGATTACCCAGTCTGTTGATCGCACCGACTACGCCGCACGGTCAACGCATCGCACAGCATTGGGCGAATAATCCTGACCTGCCTGCGCTCAAATCCTACGACCGACCGGTAGAGGAATGGAAAGCCGAGTTGTTTAACGACACACCCGCCAGCCTGACCGGCACCCTCGGTGCAATTGCCGCCACAGGCAGTCTGATCCTGTGGCCGACACGCGAAGAACCGCGGCTGATGAGCCTGGTGCCGCCGGTGCATTTCGCCCTGCTCAAGGCCAGTGAAATTCGTGACAATTTCTATCAGGTGCAGCAGGAGTTCGAGTGGGCTCAAGGCATGCCGACCAATGCCCTGCTGGTGTCTGGCCCGTCCAAAACCGCCGACATCGAGCAAGTGCTGGCCTACGGCGCTCACGGCCCGAAAGACCTGGTGGTGTTGATCCTGGAGGACCAATGA
- a CDS encoding LutB/LldF family L-lactate oxidation iron-sulfur protein has protein sequence MSTSTIIPTVTVEEDFRARAHEALADTQLRNNFRTAMDSLMTKRAASFSDAHEREHLRVLGNAVRARALSKLPDLLEQLEQNLTRNGVTVHWAETVDEANGIVLSIIRAHEGRQVIKGKSMVSEEMEMNHVLAEQGIECLESDMGEYIVQLDHEKPSHIIMPAIHKNAGQVASLFHDKLGVEYTKDVDQLIQIGRNVLRQKFFEADIGVSGVNFAVAETGTLLLVENEGNGRMSTTVPPVHIAVTGIEKVVENLRDVVPLLSLLTRSALGQPITTYVNMISGPRKAHELDGPQEVHLVLLDNGRSQAFADSELRQTLNCIRCGACMNHCPVYTRIGGHAYGEVYPGPIGKIITPHMVGLAKVPDHPSASSLCGACGEVCPVKIPIPALLRRLREENVKAPDSPHQVMRGQGSKYSRKERFIWNAWARLNSSPTLYRLFVFFATRLRALAPSNVGPWTQNHSAPKPAARSLHDMAREHLAKQGDR, from the coding sequence ATGAGCACTTCCACGATTATTCCTACGGTTACCGTAGAAGAAGATTTCCGCGCCCGGGCTCACGAGGCTTTGGCTGACACGCAATTGCGAAACAACTTTCGCACCGCGATGGATTCACTGATGACCAAACGGGCAGCGTCCTTCAGCGATGCCCATGAAAGAGAACACCTTCGGGTGCTGGGCAATGCTGTCCGCGCCCGTGCGTTATCCAAGCTGCCCGACTTGCTCGAACAGCTTGAACAGAACCTGACCCGCAACGGTGTGACAGTGCATTGGGCGGAAACGGTGGACGAGGCCAATGGCATCGTCCTCTCGATCATCCGCGCTCACGAGGGGCGGCAAGTGATCAAGGGCAAATCGATGGTCAGCGAAGAAATGGAGATGAACCATGTCCTCGCTGAACAGGGCATTGAATGCCTGGAATCGGACATGGGCGAGTACATCGTCCAGCTCGACCACGAGAAGCCTTCACACATTATTATGCCGGCAATCCACAAGAATGCCGGTCAGGTCGCGTCCTTGTTCCACGACAAACTTGGCGTGGAATACACCAAGGACGTTGACCAACTCATTCAGATCGGTCGCAACGTCTTGCGGCAGAAATTCTTCGAAGCGGACATCGGCGTCTCCGGTGTCAACTTCGCCGTGGCCGAAACCGGCACTCTGCTGCTGGTGGAAAACGAAGGCAACGGGCGCATGTCGACCACCGTGCCGCCGGTACACATCGCCGTCACCGGCATCGAAAAAGTCGTTGAAAACCTGCGCGACGTTGTGCCGCTATTGTCGCTGCTGACCCGCTCCGCCCTCGGCCAGCCGATCACCACTTACGTCAACATGATCTCCGGCCCGCGCAAGGCACATGAACTCGACGGCCCACAGGAAGTGCACCTGGTATTGCTCGACAACGGTCGCAGCCAGGCCTTCGCCGACAGTGAATTGCGTCAGACCCTGAACTGCATCCGCTGCGGCGCCTGCATGAATCATTGCCCGGTCTACACCCGAATCGGCGGCCACGCCTATGGCGAGGTTTACCCTGGCCCTATCGGAAAAATCATCACGCCGCACATGGTGGGCCTGGCAAAAGTCCCGGACCATCCGAGCGCGTCGTCACTGTGTGGCGCCTGCGGTGAAGTCTGCCCGGTAAAAATTCCGATCCCGGCCTTGCTGCGTCGCCTGCGAGAAGAAAACGTCAAGGCCCCGGACAGCCCGCATCAAGTCATGCGCGGTCAGGGCAGCAAATATTCGCGCAAAGAACGTTTCATCTGGAACGCCTGGGCCCGACTCAACAGCTCGCCGACGCTCTATCGACTTTTCGTCTTCTTCGCCACACGCCTGCGCGCCCTCGCACCGAGCAACGTCGGGCCATGGACGCAAAATCACAGCGCGCCGAAACCCGCCGCCCGCTCATTGCACGACATGGCCCGCGAGCATCTGGCCAAACAGGGAGACCGTTGA
- a CDS encoding FCD domain-containing protein codes for MGFDQIRQRRLSDDIVERLEGMILEGTLTSGERLPAERALAEQFGVSRPSLREAIQKLAAKGLLVSRQGGGNYVVDSLGSTFSDPLLHLLESNPEAQRDLLEFRHTLEASCAYYAALRATDVDRERLTAAFEELQDCYSRHDEVSRVEEGAADAKFHLAIAEASHNAVLLHTIRGLFDLLKRNVVTNIGGMYKQRTETRDMLISQHRELYLAIIEGRAEQAREISSRHILYVQEVLEEVRQEVQRMARAERRKGM; via the coding sequence ATGGGGTTTGATCAGATTCGTCAGCGCCGTCTGTCTGACGATATTGTCGAGCGGCTTGAGGGAATGATCCTCGAGGGCACGCTCACGTCCGGTGAGCGTCTGCCGGCTGAACGCGCGCTGGCCGAGCAGTTCGGCGTGTCACGCCCCTCGCTGCGCGAAGCAATTCAGAAGCTGGCGGCCAAAGGCTTGCTGGTCAGTCGTCAGGGTGGCGGCAATTATGTAGTGGATTCGTTGGGTTCGACGTTCAGCGATCCGCTTTTGCATCTGTTGGAAAGCAACCCTGAGGCCCAGCGCGATTTGCTGGAGTTTCGTCATACCCTGGAAGCGTCTTGCGCCTACTACGCAGCGTTGCGCGCCACCGATGTCGATCGTGAACGGCTGACGGCAGCGTTTGAAGAATTGCAGGATTGCTATTCGCGCCACGACGAGGTGAGTCGAGTGGAGGAAGGCGCGGCGGATGCGAAATTTCATCTGGCGATTGCCGAAGCCAGTCATAACGCGGTGTTGCTGCACACCATTCGTGGGCTGTTCGACCTGCTCAAGCGCAACGTGGTGACCAACATCGGCGGCATGTACAAGCAGCGTACCGAGACGCGCGACATGCTGATCAGTCAGCACCGGGAGTTGTACCTGGCGATTATCGAAGGGCGGGCGGAGCAGGCGCGGGAAATTTCCAGCCGACACATCTTGTATGTGCAGGAAGTGCTGGAAGAGGTGCGTCAGGAAGTGCAGCGCATGGCTCGGGCGGAGCGGCGCAAGGGGATGTAG
- a CDS encoding FAD-binding and (Fe-S)-binding domain-containing protein: MTLPAAFLRDAQQLIPKGRRFDDPLSTLAFGTDASFYRLIPQLVIRVESEDEVVALLKLAQRDQVPVTFRAAGTSLSGQAISDSVLIVLGDNWSAREIRGQGMQIRLQPGVIGAQANAWLAPFGRKIGPDPASINACKIGGIVANNASGMCCGTAQNTYHTLAGIRLVLADGSRLDTEDATSIAAFRESHGELLERLATLGRETRANAELAARIRHKYRLKNTTGLSLNALVDFDEPVDILSHLLVGSEGTLGFISAVTYDTVIDHPNKASALIVFPDVETCCNAVTVLKNQSVSAVELLDRRSLRSVQDKPGMPAFVQQLSNKACALLIESRAASSTLLQEQLAQIMASLTAFPVEKQVDFTEDPLENARLWAIRKDTFPAVGAVRKTGTTVIIEDVTFPVEQLAIGVNRLIELFDKHHYDEAILFGHALEGNLHFVFTQGFNSPEEVARYQAFMDDVAQLVAVEFGGSLKAEHGTGRNMAPFVELEWGSDAYQLMWQLKHLLDPNGILNPDVVLSDDPQIHLKHLKPLPAADEIVDKCIECGFCEPVCPSKGLTLSPRQRIVIWRDIQAKKRAGIDTTELEQAYEYQGIETCAATGLCAQRCPVGINTGELVKKLRGRNATHTKTANWLEGNFATALQGARFTLHVANGARMLLGAPRLAKLSATLTRLSKGQVPQWTSAMPQPEKAIRFSPTVSDERPRVVYLAACVSRVMGPAASDKEQMSLYDKTRGLLEKAGYQVVFPENQDNLCCGQPFASKGYAEQAEHKRQELIGALLHASRGGLDPIYCDTSPCTLRLVQDLGEVRLDLYDPVRFIRTHLMDRLEFTPQEAPIAVHVTCSTQHLGESQALIDLARKCSNNVVIPEGIHCCGFAGDKGFTTPELNAHSLRTLKEAVQHCGEGISTSRTCEIGLTQHGEIDYHGLVYLVDRVTRPRAR, translated from the coding sequence ATGACCCTACCCGCGGCTTTCCTGCGTGATGCGCAGCAACTGATCCCGAAAGGTCGGCGTTTCGACGATCCCCTGTCGACACTGGCCTTCGGCACCGACGCCAGTTTTTACCGGCTGATCCCGCAACTGGTGATCCGCGTCGAGTCTGAAGACGAAGTGGTGGCGCTGCTGAAACTGGCGCAACGGGACCAGGTCCCGGTCACCTTCCGTGCGGCTGGCACCAGTCTTTCAGGGCAGGCCATCAGTGACTCGGTCCTGATTGTATTGGGGGATAACTGGAGCGCTCGCGAGATTCGCGGCCAGGGCATGCAAATCCGCCTGCAACCGGGCGTGATCGGTGCCCAGGCCAACGCCTGGCTGGCGCCGTTCGGACGCAAGATCGGCCCCGACCCGGCTTCGATCAATGCCTGCAAGATCGGCGGCATCGTCGCCAACAATGCCAGCGGCATGTGCTGCGGCACCGCGCAAAACACCTATCACACCCTGGCCGGCATTCGCTTGGTATTGGCCGATGGCAGCCGTCTCGACACCGAAGACGCCACCAGCATTGCGGCGTTCCGCGAAAGCCATGGCGAACTGCTGGAACGTCTGGCGACGTTGGGCCGTGAGACTCGCGCAAATGCCGAATTGGCTGCCAGAATCCGCCACAAATACCGTCTGAAAAATACCACCGGCCTGTCACTCAACGCCCTGGTAGATTTCGACGAGCCTGTGGATATCTTGAGCCACTTGCTGGTCGGCTCCGAAGGCACCCTCGGTTTCATCAGCGCGGTGACTTACGACACGGTGATCGACCACCCGAACAAGGCCTCGGCACTGATCGTGTTTCCGGATGTGGAAACCTGCTGCAACGCAGTCACCGTGCTGAAAAACCAGTCAGTGTCCGCCGTGGAGCTGCTGGACCGACGCAGTTTGCGATCGGTGCAGGACAAACCAGGCATGCCGGCTTTCGTACAGCAGCTGTCGAATAAGGCCTGTGCACTACTGATCGAATCCCGCGCCGCATCGTCCACTCTGCTACAGGAACAGCTGGCGCAGATCATGGCGTCGCTGACCGCATTCCCGGTTGAGAAACAGGTCGACTTCACCGAAGACCCATTGGAAAACGCCCGACTGTGGGCAATCCGCAAGGACACCTTCCCCGCCGTCGGTGCAGTGCGCAAAACCGGCACCACGGTGATCATCGAAGACGTGACGTTCCCGGTGGAACAACTGGCCATTGGCGTCAACCGCCTGATCGAGCTGTTCGACAAACATCACTACGACGAAGCAATCCTTTTCGGACACGCGCTGGAAGGTAATCTGCACTTCGTCTTCACCCAAGGCTTCAACAGCCCGGAAGAAGTCGCACGCTACCAGGCGTTCATGGACGACGTGGCGCAACTGGTGGCGGTGGAATTCGGTGGTTCGCTGAAAGCCGAGCACGGCACCGGTCGTAACATGGCGCCCTTCGTCGAACTGGAATGGGGCAGCGATGCCTATCAGTTGATGTGGCAACTCAAACACCTGCTCGACCCCAACGGCATTCTCAATCCGGACGTGGTGCTCAGCGACGATCCGCAAATTCACCTAAAGCACCTGAAACCACTGCCGGCCGCTGACGAGATTGTGGACAAGTGCATCGAGTGCGGTTTCTGTGAACCGGTGTGCCCCTCGAAAGGCCTGACCCTCAGCCCGCGTCAGCGCATCGTGATCTGGCGCGATATTCAGGCAAAGAAACGTGCCGGTATCGACACCACTGAACTGGAACAGGCTTACGAATACCAAGGCATCGAGACCTGTGCCGCCACCGGCCTCTGTGCCCAGCGCTGCCCTGTAGGAATCAATACCGGCGAGCTGGTGAAAAAGCTCCGCGGCCGTAACGCGACGCACACGAAAACCGCCAACTGGCTTGAAGGGAATTTCGCCACTGCTCTGCAAGGTGCACGCTTCACCCTGCACGTGGCCAACGGTGCGCGGATGCTGCTGGGAGCGCCGCGACTGGCGAAACTTTCAGCAACACTGACGAGGTTGTCCAAAGGCCAAGTGCCACAATGGACCAGCGCCATGCCGCAGCCGGAAAAAGCCATTCGCTTTAGCCCGACCGTGTCGGACGAACGCCCTCGGGTGGTGTACCTGGCGGCTTGCGTATCGCGGGTCATGGGCCCGGCGGCAAGTGATAAAGAGCAGATGTCGTTGTACGACAAAACCCGCGGGCTGCTGGAAAAAGCCGGTTACCAGGTGGTCTTCCCCGAGAATCAGGACAACCTCTGCTGCGGCCAGCCGTTCGCCTCCAAAGGCTATGCCGAGCAAGCTGAACACAAGCGTCAGGAATTGATCGGCGCGTTGCTGCACGCCAGCCGTGGCGGGCTTGACCCAATCTACTGCGACACCAGCCCCTGTACTCTGCGACTGGTTCAGGACCTGGGCGAAGTTCGACTGGACCTGTACGACCCGGTGCGGTTCATCCGTACGCACTTGATGGATCGCCTGGAGTTCACGCCGCAGGAAGCACCGATCGCGGTGCACGTCACCTGCAGCACCCAGCATCTGGGCGAGAGCCAGGCGCTGATCGATCTGGCACGAAAATGCAGCAACAACGTGGTGATCCCCGAGGGCATTCATTGCTGCGGATTTGCCGGTGACAAGGGCTTCACGACGCCAGAGTTGAACGCACATTCGCTAAGGACATTGAAAGAGGCGGTGCAGCACTGCGGTGAAGGGATTTCTACCAGCCGCACCTGTGAGATCGGTCTGACGCAACACGGTGAAATTGACTACCACGGGCTGGTCTATCTGGTGGATCGCGTCACCCGGCCAAGGGCGCGCTGA